The nucleotide window TATTGTTAGTGGTCCGCAGAAAACCCGTCTGTCGGAGCAATAAGCAAACACTATCACAAAAATCGTTAAAAAGAGGAATATGGCACAGCGATCCCTTGCCAGACTTTCACCAACGAGCTAAGGGCTCCTGATAAGGAATTATTTTCATAATCTCGACCAGCTTTTCCGGGAACTGCCAGGCCATCACCAGCAACCCGATCGAAACAAGCAAACTCAGTACATTCAGGGCCCAATACAGGCCGCCAGCAAGGATAACAAGGGTTCCGGGCGGCGGATTGGGTGTACCAAACCGGTTAACGGTACTACTGCCGTCACCTAACAGCAGGTACAGCATCAATAGCAGGTTGCCCACAGGCACCAGGCTGAACACCGCCCACCAGCCACTCAACCCCATGTCGTGCAGCCGACGAACCATCAATCC belongs to Alcanivorax sediminis and includes:
- a CDS encoding DUF805 domain-containing protein, translating into MNSDLYDAPLKPGYKGKGTIVYEPLSALSLTQRLGRLRFACYQLTASVIAGLLLVMIMLFSQKLIPALAGQLVSLVVIFLLAIYLIGLMVRRLHDMGLSGWWAVFSLVPVGNLLLMLYLLLGDGSSTVNRFGTPNPPPGTLVILAGGLYWALNVLSLLVSIGLLVMAWQFPEKLVEIMKIIPYQEPLARW